The DNA segment TATTCAAAAAGTGGTTGAAGACAAATCGACTGCAACCGATAGTTTTCGCAATCAGTATTTCTTGTTCTTGATTTGGGTACATGCGATACTTATAGGCTTTGTGTCGAATCATTGTCTTCACCTCACTTTCTGATTTTGGATATAGTGTCGAATTTGTTCTTCTGTTTGTTCGCTGACTGTTGCCACAAAATAGGAAGGATTCCAAAGATGACCACCCCACAATTGCTTTTTGAGTTGTGGAAATTCTTTGAAGATTAGTCTTGCTGAAACACCCTTCAACGCTTTGATCATGCTCGGAATGGAATGTTGTGGTGTGCAATCGACTAAGAGATGTATGTGGTCCAGATCACTCTCAATTTCAGCTAAAGTGAAATCGTTGTCTGTGGCAATTTGTTGTAGAATCTCTTTTAGACGTTTGTCTACATCGCCACTCAATAATTGGTGACGATATTTAACGCACCAAACTATGTGATATTGGATGGCATAGACATACCCTCTGCCGTGCTTTACTTCTGACATGCACTATCACCTCTAATTAATAGTAACATATGTGAAATTATTTTTATATTTATAGCCTTTAAAATAAGGGTTATAGTCATTTTTAATTTCAA comes from the Paenisporosarcina antarctica genome and includes:
- the tnpA gene encoding IS200/IS605 family transposase, producing the protein MSEVKHGRGYVYAIQYHIVWCVKYRHQLLSGDVDKRLKEILQQIATDNDFTLAEIESDLDHIHLLVDCTPQHSIPSMIKALKGVSARLIFKEFPQLKKQLWGGHLWNPSYFVATVSEQTEEQIRHYIQNQKVR